Proteins encoded in a region of the Streptococcus sanguinis genome:
- a CDS encoding ABC transporter ATP-binding protein, with translation MNQVLVGQQLTYEYDQIGERRIGVFDIDISLGKGQALGLVGESGSGKSTIAKLICRFLKPDQGELTLLGQPVSAYKDRDYYARVQYIAQQPQSTFHPKRSIQQSLEEVCRNFSLYQQQSDRKQAIHDLLRSVGLTPELAQRLPHQLSGGECQRAAIARALLINPDVLICDEITSALDVTVQYEVMQLLADIKERSQTSFLFISHDIALVSNFAEDLIVLKDGIVQEKGSMREVVSAPKSDYTKLLLSQYREDKDED, from the coding sequence ATGAATCAAGTATTAGTTGGTCAGCAGCTGACTTACGAGTATGATCAGATAGGCGAGCGGAGAATCGGTGTCTTTGATATTGATATTAGCTTGGGAAAGGGACAGGCTTTGGGTCTGGTCGGTGAATCAGGCTCTGGAAAAAGTACTATTGCCAAACTCATTTGCCGCTTTTTAAAGCCAGACCAAGGGGAGCTGACTCTACTGGGCCAGCCAGTCTCTGCCTACAAGGATAGGGACTACTATGCTCGGGTCCAGTATATTGCCCAGCAGCCCCAGTCGACCTTTCATCCCAAGCGCAGCATTCAGCAGAGCCTAGAAGAGGTCTGTCGAAACTTCTCTCTCTATCAGCAGCAGTCAGATAGAAAGCAGGCCATCCATGACTTGCTGAGATCGGTTGGTCTGACACCTGAGCTTGCCCAACGGCTTCCGCATCAACTGAGCGGAGGAGAATGCCAGCGGGCAGCCATTGCCCGTGCCCTGCTGATTAATCCAGATGTGCTCATCTGTGATGAAATCACTAGTGCCTTGGATGTGACCGTTCAGTATGAAGTCATGCAGCTGCTGGCAGATATCAAGGAACGCTCGCAGACCTCCTTTCTCTTCATCTCACATGACATCGCTCTGGTCAGCAATTTTGCGGAAGATTTGATTGTCCTCAAGGACGGAATCGTGCAAGAAAAGGGCAGCATGCGAGAGGTCGTCTCTGCTCCCAAGAGTGACTATACCAAGCTCTTGCTCAGTCAGTACAGGGAGGATAAAGATGAGGATTAA
- a CDS encoding ABC transporter ATP-binding protein gives MLEMKDLLVQSADKVILDRVSLSLAEGESLSIVGESGSGKSTLLKMLLGLPLRGLTVTEGSITFEGQEIQPQDHRIYLPFVGREVAWISQHASLSFNNRRKIKKHYQDLVKNQGKQAANFRPLEECLEMVGLLPEKVVNKYPFELSGGMMQLVGVALALASRPKLLLADEPTSALDVLSKMKLLDLLSKLHQEENMAILFVTHDISVAEHLAQKVVVMKEGQIVESGPAHQVLRYPEQAYTQKLLKAVPKLAEFREGGRL, from the coding sequence ATGCTGGAAATGAAAGATCTGCTGGTGCAGTCAGCAGATAAAGTCATTCTCGATCGGGTCTCCCTCTCTCTTGCTGAGGGGGAGTCCCTTTCGATTGTGGGCGAGAGTGGCAGTGGCAAGTCCACCCTGCTCAAGATGCTGCTGGGTCTCCCTCTTAGGGGGCTGACAGTAACAGAGGGCAGTATTACCTTTGAGGGGCAGGAAATTCAGCCCCAGGACCACCGCATTTATCTGCCTTTTGTAGGCCGAGAAGTGGCCTGGATTAGCCAGCATGCCAGTCTCAGCTTTAATAACCGCCGTAAGATCAAAAAGCATTATCAGGACTTGGTGAAAAATCAGGGCAAGCAAGCAGCAAATTTCCGCCCCTTGGAAGAATGCCTAGAGATGGTGGGGTTGCTGCCTGAAAAAGTCGTCAATAAGTATCCTTTCGAGCTCAGCGGTGGTATGATGCAGCTAGTCGGTGTAGCGCTGGCTCTAGCCAGCAGGCCCAAACTGCTGCTGGCTGATGAGCCGACTAGCGCTCTGGATGTCCTGTCGAAAATGAAGCTGCTTGATCTCTTGAGCAAGCTTCATCAGGAGGAAAACATGGCCATTCTTTTTGTCACACATGATATCAGTGTAGCTGAGCATCTGGCGCAAAAAGTAGTTGTCATGAAAGAAGGGCAGATTGTCGAAAGCGGTCCAGCCCATCAAGTTCTTCGCTATCCTGAGCAGGCTTATACCCAGAAATTGCTGAAGGCAGTGCCTAAATTGGCGGAGTTTAGAGAAGGGGGGCGGCTATGA